One window from the genome of Cystobacter ferrugineus encodes:
- a CDS encoding cytochrome c3 family protein — MSGPLFPRWTNTVSRASVAALLAFPALALGGLMAYVRSPFVTNQHRPIEQPIEFDHRHHAGDEQIDCRYCHFSVEKSPSAGIPSTTVCMSCHAQVWNQSPYLALVRQAYFTDQPIPWIRVHNLPDFVYFNHSIHVAKGVGCVTCHGRVDEMGAIEQVAPLTMEWCLDCHRDPGPNLRPQEFITSMTWKPPEDHAEAAKLAETLMKENDVHGRTSCSTCHR, encoded by the coding sequence ATGAGCGGTCCTCTCTTCCCACGTTGGACGAACACGGTGTCGCGCGCTTCGGTCGCGGCGCTCCTCGCATTCCCCGCGCTCGCGCTCGGTGGACTGATGGCGTACGTACGGTCTCCGTTCGTCACCAATCAGCACCGTCCGATCGAGCAGCCGATTGAGTTCGACCACCGGCACCACGCCGGTGACGAGCAGATCGACTGCCGCTACTGCCACTTCTCCGTGGAGAAGTCGCCGTCGGCCGGTATCCCCTCCACCACGGTCTGCATGTCCTGCCACGCGCAGGTGTGGAACCAGAGTCCGTACCTGGCACTCGTGCGGCAGGCGTACTTCACGGACCAGCCGATCCCCTGGATCCGCGTCCACAACCTGCCGGACTTCGTCTACTTCAACCACTCCATCCACGTCGCCAAGGGCGTGGGCTGCGTGACCTGCCATGGTCGGGTGGATGAGATGGGCGCCATCGAGCAGGTGGCTCCGCTCACCATGGAGTGGTGCCTGGACTGCCACCGCGACCCCGGGCCCAACCTGCGCCCGCAGGAATTCATCACCAGCATGACCTGGAAGCCGCCCGAGGATCACGCCGAGGCGGCGAAGCTCGCGGAAACGCTGATGAAAGAGAACGACGTTCACGGTCGCACGAGCTGCTCGACATGCCATCGCTGA